A window of the Microvirga terrae genome harbors these coding sequences:
- the xylF gene encoding D-xylose ABC transporter substrate-binding protein, translating into MLSKKHALISLAALALSATAAFAQKGPVVGVSWSNFQEERWKTDEAAIKAAVEKAGGTYVSADAQSSPAKQLTDIESLISRGAKALIVLAQDSDAVRPAVEKAIAEGIAVVGYDRLIEIPQAFYLTFDNVEVGRLQAREVLKVKPEGNYAFIKGSGSDPNANFLFQGSMEVLKPAMDSGKIKNVGEAYTDGWLPANAQRNMEQFLTKNNNKIDAVIAANDGTAGGAIAALAAQGLAGSVPVSGQDADKAALNRVALGTQTVTVFKDARELGRNAAEIAVQLAGGKKLGEIQGAKPWNLGPKKQNMTALFLTPVAITKDNLDVVINAGWASKDVVCQGVKAGSAKACN; encoded by the coding sequence ATGCTATCGAAGAAACACGCACTCATCTCTCTTGCCGCCCTGGCGCTGTCCGCCACCGCGGCCTTCGCCCAGAAGGGCCCGGTCGTCGGCGTCAGCTGGTCGAACTTCCAGGAAGAGCGCTGGAAGACCGACGAGGCCGCCATCAAGGCCGCCGTCGAGAAGGCCGGCGGCACCTACGTGTCGGCCGATGCCCAATCCTCGCCGGCCAAGCAGCTCACCGACATCGAGAGCCTCATCTCCCGCGGCGCCAAGGCGCTGATCGTGCTGGCCCAGGATTCCGACGCGGTGCGTCCGGCGGTCGAGAAGGCCATCGCCGAGGGCATCGCGGTCGTCGGCTACGACCGCCTGATCGAGATTCCGCAGGCCTTCTATCTCACCTTCGACAACGTCGAGGTCGGCCGTCTCCAGGCCCGCGAAGTGCTGAAGGTCAAGCCCGAGGGCAACTACGCGTTCATCAAGGGCTCGGGCTCGGATCCGAACGCCAACTTCCTGTTCCAGGGCTCGATGGAGGTGCTCAAGCCCGCCATGGATTCCGGCAAGATCAAGAACGTGGGCGAGGCCTATACGGACGGCTGGCTCCCGGCCAACGCGCAGCGGAACATGGAGCAGTTCCTCACCAAGAACAACAACAAGATCGACGCGGTGATCGCGGCCAATGACGGCACCGCCGGCGGCGCGATCGCGGCCCTCGCCGCGCAGGGCCTTGCCGGCTCGGTGCCGGTCTCCGGCCAGGACGCCGACAAGGCGGCCCTGAACCGGGTGGCGCTCGGCACGCAGACCGTCACGGTCTTCAAGGACGCCCGCGAACTCGGCCGCAACGCCGCGGAGATCGCCGTCCAGCTCGCCGGCGGCAAGAAGCTCGGCGAGATCCAGGGGGCGAAGCCCTGGAATCTCGGCCCGAAGAAGCAGAACATGACGGCTCTGTTCCTCACGCCCGTGGCGATCACGAAGGACAATCTCGACGTGGTCATCAATGCCGGCTGGGCGTCCAAGGACGTGGTCTGCCAGGGCGTGAAGGCCGGCAGCGCGAAGGCCTGCAACTGA
- a CDS encoding ROK family protein, giving the protein MIPLPLSPRETARRRLLDALRREGPMARVEIGQHLGMSPASVSDLTASLLDEGILVAEETADQGSGLIRGRPKTRLYFAETLGSVIGVWTGFNRIELRLVDSAGRNRASRHVERPLRNLGAEELMDVLAGTITAFAEETGARDVKAVGLACQGYVDTKDGIVAWSPVLGARDLPLASGLGDRLGKPVLIENDASAMAFAITQRNSDLRSGRTACLMIGDGVGLGFLIQGELYRGARFGGSEFGHVRLRRSGPQCRCGGRGCIEAYLADYALHRDAQLIDHRPAPTLLLPSEGAMGAIVAQARAGDPALLNLFQAAGEVLGDAVGILIQTLEPDHIVICGPGTRAMDLLRPSFEAALDSQTIPELRALAAIHVVESSMDLLTEGVVMQALRELDLDLARLKAA; this is encoded by the coding sequence ATGATCCCGCTCCCCCTCTCCCCCCGCGAAACGGCCCGCCGGCGCCTGCTCGATGCCCTGCGCCGGGAGGGTCCGATGGCCCGGGTGGAGATCGGCCAGCATCTGGGCATGAGCCCGGCGAGCGTCTCCGACCTGACCGCGAGCCTGCTCGACGAGGGGATCCTGGTGGCCGAAGAGACCGCCGACCAGGGCTCCGGCCTGATCCGCGGCCGGCCCAAGACCCGCCTGTACTTCGCCGAGACCCTGGGCTCGGTGATCGGCGTCTGGACCGGGTTCAACCGCATCGAGCTGCGGCTTGTGGACAGCGCCGGGCGCAACCGCGCCAGCCGCCACGTGGAGCGCCCGTTGCGCAATCTCGGCGCGGAGGAGCTGATGGACGTGCTGGCCGGCACGATCACGGCCTTCGCCGAGGAGACCGGCGCCCGGGACGTGAAGGCCGTGGGGCTCGCCTGCCAGGGCTACGTGGACACCAAGGACGGCATCGTCGCCTGGAGCCCGGTGCTCGGCGCCCGCGATCTGCCGCTCGCCTCGGGACTCGGCGACCGGCTCGGCAAGCCGGTTCTCATCGAGAACGACGCCAGCGCCATGGCGTTCGCCATCACGCAGCGGAACTCGGATCTGCGCTCCGGTCGCACAGCCTGCCTGATGATCGGCGACGGGGTGGGCCTCGGCTTTCTGATCCAGGGCGAGCTCTATCGCGGCGCCCGTTTCGGCGGCAGCGAGTTCGGCCACGTGCGGCTTCGCCGGAGCGGTCCGCAATGCCGCTGCGGCGGGCGCGGCTGCATCGAGGCTTATCTCGCCGACTACGCCCTGCACCGGGACGCCCAGCTCATCGATCACCGCCCGGCCCCGACCCTGCTGCTGCCGAGCGAGGGCGCCATGGGGGCGATCGTCGCGCAGGCCCGGGCGGGCGATCCGGCGCTCCTCAACCTCTTCCAGGCTGCCGGCGAGGTTCTGGGCGACGCGGTCGGAATCCTGATCCAGACGCTCGAGCCCGACCACATCGTCATCTGCGGTCCCGGAACCCGGGCCATGGATCTGCTACGCCCCTCCTTCGAGGCCGCGCTCGACTCGCAGACCATCCCCGAGCTGAGGGCGCTCGCCGCCATCCATGTGGTGGAATCCTCCATGGACCTGCTGACGGAAGGCGTCGTCATGCAGGCCCTGCGCGAGCTCGACCTCGATCTCGCGCGCCTCAAGGCGGCCTGA
- the polA gene encoding DNA polymerase I, which yields MPSSRPVQAGDHVFLVDGSSFIFRAYFQSMNQDQKYNARSSDGMPSGAVRLFVSKLLQFMRDGAAGLRPTHLAIVLDKSEGSFRKELYEDYKGHRPDAPQDLKVQMPIMREAIRAFGLEPVELQRYEADDLIATYTQQAKARGADVLIISSDKDLMQLVGPKVCFYDFESGSKGKPGYRPERNLDEAAVIEKWEGIPPEKIGDVLALMGDTSDNVPGVPGIGLKTAAQLIKEYGDLETLLERAPEIKQPKRRETLIANADTARLSKKLVTLDCDAPVPVPLDDLRLPEPDPKTLIGFLKAMEFNTLTRRVAELYDADPTAIEPDPRLLPGGEAIRWERNGDGTGVTAPTDDAVPFFGKADAPTGEVDPFAGLDLPETATLRRPVEGIGTPSQVAGKRATEASSVPIDVTAYETVTTLERLKDWVARAHAQGHVAVDTETSDLDATRADLVGVSLALEPGQACYVPLQHRDESNLFGGGLVQGQIPVGEALDVLRPLLEDSAVLKIGQNLKYDWVVFKRHGIEVRPYDDTMLISYVLDAGKGSHGMDELSRRHLGHSPISFSDVAGTGRNKVTFDKVEISKATAYAAEDADVTLRLWQVLKPRLVAERRATVYETLERPMVDTLARMEMRGIMVDRQILSRLSGDFAQTLARLEDEIHEMAGEKFALGSPKQIGDILFGKMGLPGAKKTPSGQWATPATLLDELAQAGHELPAKILEWRQLSKLKSTYTDTLQEHMHPETKRVHTSFSLAATTTGRLSSSDPNLQNIPIRTEAGRKIRKAFVAPDGHKIISADYSQIELRLLAHIADIPQLQDAFAEGIDIHAATASAMFGVPLDQMTPDLRRQAKTINFGIIYGISAFGLATRLGIGNAEASTFIKQYFERFPGIRTYIDETKRFCKDKGYVTTLFGRVCHYPQIRSSNPSERAGVERQAINAPIQGTAADIIRRAMVRMEDVLKAERLSARMLLQVHDELVFEVPDDEVDASLPVISRVMTEAPFPAITLKVPLAVEARAAQNWDEAH from the coding sequence ATGCCCTCATCCCGCCCCGTCCAAGCCGGCGACCACGTCTTTCTCGTCGACGGCTCCTCGTTCATCTTCCGGGCCTACTTCCAGTCCATGAACCAGGACCAGAAGTACAATGCCCGCTCGTCGGACGGCATGCCGTCCGGGGCGGTGCGGCTCTTCGTGTCCAAGCTCCTGCAGTTCATGCGCGATGGGGCGGCGGGCCTGCGGCCGACCCATCTCGCCATCGTGCTCGACAAGTCCGAGGGCTCGTTCCGCAAGGAGCTCTACGAGGATTACAAGGGCCACCGGCCCGACGCCCCGCAGGATCTGAAGGTCCAGATGCCGATCATGCGCGAGGCGATCCGCGCCTTCGGGCTCGAACCCGTGGAGCTGCAGCGCTACGAGGCGGACGACCTGATCGCCACCTATACCCAGCAGGCGAAGGCCCGCGGGGCGGACGTGCTCATCATCTCGTCCGACAAGGACCTGATGCAGCTCGTCGGCCCGAAGGTGTGCTTCTACGATTTCGAATCGGGCTCCAAGGGCAAGCCGGGCTACCGGCCCGAGCGCAACCTGGACGAGGCCGCCGTCATCGAGAAATGGGAGGGAATCCCGCCGGAGAAGATCGGCGACGTGCTGGCCCTCATGGGCGACACCTCCGACAACGTGCCGGGCGTGCCGGGCATCGGCCTCAAGACGGCCGCCCAGCTGATCAAGGAATACGGCGATCTCGAAACGCTCCTGGAGCGGGCCCCCGAGATCAAGCAGCCCAAGCGCCGCGAGACCCTGATCGCCAACGCGGATACGGCGCGCCTGTCGAAGAAGCTCGTGACGCTCGATTGCGACGCCCCGGTGCCGGTGCCCCTCGACGACCTGCGCCTGCCCGAGCCCGATCCGAAGACGCTGATCGGCTTCCTCAAGGCCATGGAGTTCAACACGCTGACCCGGCGCGTCGCCGAGCTCTACGACGCCGATCCCACGGCGATCGAGCCCGACCCGCGCCTCCTGCCGGGCGGCGAGGCGATCCGCTGGGAGCGCAACGGCGACGGCACCGGCGTGACGGCGCCCACCGACGATGCGGTGCCGTTCTTCGGCAAGGCCGATGCGCCGACCGGCGAGGTCGATCCCTTCGCGGGCCTCGACCTGCCGGAAACCGCGACCCTGCGCCGGCCCGTCGAGGGCATCGGCACGCCCTCCCAGGTCGCCGGAAAGCGCGCGACGGAAGCCTCGTCGGTGCCCATCGACGTCACGGCCTACGAGACCGTCACCACCCTCGAGCGCCTGAAGGACTGGGTCGCCCGGGCCCACGCGCAGGGCCATGTGGCGGTCGACACGGAGACGAGCGATCTCGATGCAACCCGCGCCGATCTCGTCGGCGTCTCGCTGGCGCTCGAGCCGGGCCAGGCCTGCTACGTGCCGCTGCAGCACCGGGACGAATCGAACCTGTTCGGCGGCGGCCTCGTCCAGGGCCAGATTCCCGTCGGCGAGGCGCTCGACGTCCTGCGCCCGCTCCTGGAGGATTCCGCCGTCCTCAAGATCGGCCAGAACCTGAAATACGACTGGGTCGTGTTCAAGCGCCACGGGATCGAGGTGCGGCCCTACGACGACACCATGCTGATCTCCTACGTGCTCGATGCCGGCAAGGGCTCGCACGGCATGGACGAGCTCTCGCGCCGCCATCTCGGCCACTCGCCGATCAGCTTCTCGGACGTGGCCGGCACGGGGCGGAACAAGGTGACCTTCGACAAGGTCGAGATCTCCAAGGCCACCGCCTATGCGGCCGAGGATGCGGACGTCACGCTGCGCCTGTGGCAGGTGCTCAAGCCCCGCCTCGTCGCGGAACGGCGCGCCACCGTGTACGAGACGCTGGAGCGCCCCATGGTCGACACCCTCGCCCGCATGGAGATGCGCGGCATCATGGTCGACCGGCAGATTCTCAGCCGCCTCTCGGGGGATTTCGCCCAGACCCTGGCGCGGCTCGAGGACGAGATCCACGAGATGGCGGGCGAGAAGTTCGCGCTCGGCTCGCCCAAGCAGATCGGCGACATCCTGTTCGGCAAGATGGGCCTGCCCGGCGCCAAGAAGACCCCGTCCGGCCAATGGGCGACGCCCGCGACGCTCCTCGACGAGCTCGCGCAGGCCGGCCACGAGCTGCCCGCCAAGATCCTCGAATGGCGCCAGCTCTCCAAGCTGAAATCCACCTATACGGACACCCTGCAGGAGCACATGCATCCGGAGACCAAGCGGGTGCACACCTCGTTCTCGCTCGCCGCCACCACGACCGGGCGCCTGTCCTCGTCCGATCCGAACCTGCAGAACATCCCGATTCGCACGGAGGCCGGCAGAAAGATCCGCAAGGCCTTCGTGGCGCCGGACGGCCACAAGATCATCTCGGCCGATTACAGCCAGATCGAGCTGCGGCTGCTCGCGCATATCGCCGACATCCCGCAGCTGCAGGACGCCTTCGCGGAAGGGATCGACATTCACGCGGCGACGGCCTCGGCCATGTTCGGCGTGCCGCTCGACCAGATGACGCCGGACCTGCGCCGCCAGGCGAAGACCATCAATTTCGGCATCATCTACGGCATCTCGGCCTTCGGCCTCGCCACGCGCCTCGGCATCGGCAACGCGGAGGCCTCGACCTTCATCAAGCAGTATTTCGAGCGCTTCCCGGGCATCCGCACCTATATCGACGAGACGAAGCGGTTCTGTAAGGACAAGGGCTACGTGACGACCCTGTTCGGGCGCGTCTGCCATTATCCGCAGATCCGCTCGAGCAACCCGTCCGAGCGCGCCGGCGTGGAGCGCCAGGCGATCAACGCGCCGATCCAGGGCACCGCCGCCGACATCATCCGCCGCGCCATGGTGCGCATGGAGGACGTCCTGAAAGCCGAGCGCCTCTCCGCCCGCATGCTGCTGCAGGTGCACGACGAACTGGTGTTCGAGGTGCCGGACGACGAGGTCGACGCCTCCCTGCCGGTGATCTCCCGCGTGATGACGGAAGCCCCCTTTCCGGCCATCACCCTGAAGGTGCCCCTCGCCGTGGAAGCCCGCGCGGCGCAGAACTGGGATGAGGCGCATTAG
- a CDS encoding calcium-binding protein, with the protein MLRKPRSSRHPTAHNRHSFTAQAPPAALAAEPFRAPAPEQSSTVQPHTTQFLPLSGEHKMTLKVWGTQDIVANTLGVERDSLTMLPDGGYVVTFRQNQKIGFQVYSGNGEKVGGVRLVDSPVTGAVQQFSDVASVDSEGQFVIAWTESFADGKRALRTQTFNSDGTSTPAVLITNTAQADGAQITRTGESVWAVTYFETITATGTNTIHLVASSDPTHTPSVIANDKVVGRPDVAWIGGASSVVSYQKQNSTIGFKVFTGGVSGETTVAGVSANVVGLKNADGSPNGTFAVVANSGFDGASTVTINRFQVNAGVVQPLGAPTTIATGQKDGNGDQISTTALRGGGLAVAYVGTGIDNGDIFLAVIGANGVLITPPNFRVHNEAGKQVTPAISEMVDGRLAISWHDRAVGNGQIETTIVDARVSKIDVVGTSKNDVYAPSEFTGDTLDGKGGFDTLTFKGTTTGGVAVNLVAGNGTAGDAAGDTYTSFEKVIGSTFNDTLTGGAGHVLVGGAGNDTYYVSATSTVIDESGGGYDQVFSSATYTLSAGIENLFATGFDAINLTGNESDNIIAGNDAANRLTGNGGNDALYGNGGGDVLDGGAGNDALDGGAGDDALAGGIGNDVLYGRDGNDSLSGDDGDDVLDGGVGNDVLAGGNGNDNLQAGDGNDALDGGAGDDVINGGTGADTMNGGAGNDAYYIDNLGDQVIDGAGVDTVYVAIDGYDLNRLGAIENITGIGAVAITLTGNAFNNALTGNDGANILMGGAGNDVLSGGRGNDKIYGQEGNDVLFGGLDRDIFVFDKRPNKRTNVDKIADYNVRDDSIYLENKYFKVGSGSPSKPKQMASKYFYKGAKAHDRDDHIIYDNKKGILYYDADGTGSSAAVKIATLDRNLKMTYKDFFVI; encoded by the coding sequence ATGCTGCGGAAGCCGCGATCCTCACGGCATCCCACGGCGCACAACAGACACTCGTTCACCGCGCAAGCACCACCGGCAGCCCTGGCCGCCGAACCCTTCCGCGCGCCTGCACCAGAGCAAAGCTCGACGGTTCAGCCGCACACGACACAATTCCTTCCGCTTTCAGGAGAGCACAAGATGACATTAAAGGTTTGGGGAACGCAGGATATTGTCGCGAACACGCTGGGAGTCGAACGAGACTCGCTGACCATGCTGCCGGATGGCGGCTATGTGGTAACCTTCCGCCAAAACCAGAAGATCGGATTCCAGGTCTACAGCGGCAACGGCGAGAAGGTCGGCGGCGTTAGACTCGTCGATAGCCCTGTGACCGGTGCCGTACAGCAGTTTTCTGACGTCGCCAGTGTCGACTCAGAAGGCCAGTTTGTCATTGCCTGGACTGAGTCATTCGCTGATGGTAAGCGCGCCCTGCGCACACAGACTTTCAATAGCGACGGCACTTCTACTCCTGCCGTTCTGATCACCAATACAGCTCAAGCGGACGGCGCACAGATTACACGCACCGGGGAAAGCGTTTGGGCCGTTACCTACTTCGAAACGATCACTGCAACGGGCACGAACACGATTCATCTGGTGGCCTCGTCCGATCCGACCCATACTCCGTCGGTAATAGCTAATGACAAAGTCGTTGGTCGCCCTGACGTCGCGTGGATCGGTGGAGCCAGTTCGGTGGTCTCCTACCAAAAACAGAACAGTACGATTGGGTTTAAGGTTTTCACGGGTGGCGTGAGTGGGGAAACTACCGTCGCCGGCGTATCCGCCAATGTGGTTGGGCTAAAGAACGCAGATGGCTCTCCAAACGGAACTTTCGCTGTCGTGGCCAACTCGGGGTTCGATGGAGCTTCGACCGTCACGATCAACCGCTTTCAAGTGAATGCGGGCGTTGTGCAACCTCTGGGCGCTCCGACCACGATTGCGACCGGGCAGAAGGACGGCAACGGCGATCAGATCAGCACGACAGCTCTGCGTGGCGGTGGCCTTGCCGTTGCCTATGTCGGAACCGGCATCGACAACGGCGATATTTTCCTCGCCGTCATCGGGGCCAACGGCGTCCTCATCACTCCTCCGAACTTCAGAGTCCACAACGAAGCAGGCAAGCAGGTTACGCCCGCGATCTCGGAGATGGTGGACGGCCGTCTGGCGATATCGTGGCACGACAGAGCCGTTGGTAACGGTCAGATTGAAACAACGATCGTCGATGCGCGCGTCTCCAAGATCGACGTTGTTGGAACCAGCAAGAACGACGTCTACGCACCATCCGAGTTCACCGGCGATACCCTCGATGGCAAAGGCGGTTTCGACACGCTGACCTTCAAGGGCACGACGACCGGTGGCGTCGCCGTCAACCTTGTCGCCGGCAACGGAACCGCAGGCGATGCAGCGGGCGATACCTACACGAGCTTCGAGAAGGTGATCGGCTCGACCTTCAACGACACGCTCACCGGCGGAGCCGGTCACGTGCTCGTCGGCGGCGCCGGCAACGACACCTATTACGTCTCCGCCACCAGCACGGTGATCGACGAGTCCGGCGGCGGATACGACCAGGTCTTCTCGTCCGCCACGTACACGCTCTCGGCAGGCATCGAGAACCTGTTCGCGACCGGGTTCGATGCGATCAATCTCACCGGCAACGAGAGCGACAACATCATCGCCGGCAACGATGCGGCCAACCGGCTCACGGGCAATGGCGGCAACGACGCCCTCTACGGCAACGGCGGCGGCGATGTCCTCGACGGCGGCGCCGGCAACGACGCGCTGGATGGCGGAGCGGGCGACGACGCCCTGGCCGGCGGCATCGGCAACGATGTCCTCTATGGCCGCGACGGCAACGATTCCCTCAGCGGCGATGACGGCGACGATGTCCTCGACGGCGGTGTCGGCAACGACGTCCTCGCCGGTGGAAACGGCAACGACAACCTGCAGGCCGGCGACGGCAACGACGCTCTCGACGGCGGCGCGGGCGACGATGTGATCAACGGCGGCACGGGCGCCGACACCATGAACGGCGGAGCCGGCAACGACGCCTATTACATCGACAACCTCGGTGATCAGGTCATCGACGGCGCAGGTGTCGATACCGTGTATGTGGCCATCGACGGCTACGACCTCAACAGGCTTGGCGCGATCGAGAACATCACCGGCATCGGGGCGGTCGCGATCACCCTGACGGGCAACGCGTTCAACAACGCGCTGACCGGCAACGACGGCGCCAACATCCTCATGGGCGGCGCCGGCAACGACGTGCTCTCCGGAGGACGCGGCAACGACAAGATCTACGGCCAGGAAGGCAACGACGTGCTCTTCGGCGGGCTCGATCGCGATATCTTCGTGTTCGACAAGCGTCCGAACAAGCGCACGAACGTGGATAAGATCGCCGACTATAACGTCCGTGACGACTCGATCTATCTCGAGAACAAGTACTTCAAGGTCGGCAGCGGCTCACCCAGCAAGCCGAAGCAGATGGCGAGCAAGTACTTCTACAAGGGCGCCAAGGCGCACGACCGGGATGACCACATCATCTACGACAACAAGAAGGGCATCCTGTACTACGACGCCGACGGCACCGGCTCCTCTGCCGCGGTCAAGATCGCCACGCTCGATCGCAACCTGAAGATGACCTACAAGGACTTCTTCGTGATCTGA
- a CDS encoding glutathione S-transferase: MAYELYYWPTIQGRGEFVRLALEEAGADYIDVARESEGIAVMMRMMDHAEHPPLAPPFLKDGDTIIGQTAAILLYLGARHGLAPKDPAGGLWTHQIQLTIADLVAEAHDTHHPVGVGLYYEDQKAEALRRSDEFCENRIPKFLTWFDTILARNPAGDAHLVGRSLTYADLSLFQLVEGLSYAFPKATGRALKQAPRVAALHDAVARRPRIKAYCASPRRIPFNQEGIFRRYPELDR, encoded by the coding sequence ATGGCTTATGAGCTCTACTACTGGCCGACCATTCAGGGGCGCGGCGAATTCGTCAGGCTAGCCCTCGAGGAGGCCGGTGCCGATTACATCGACGTGGCCCGGGAATCGGAAGGCATCGCCGTGATGATGCGGATGATGGATCACGCGGAGCATCCGCCCCTGGCGCCGCCCTTCCTCAAGGACGGCGACACGATCATCGGCCAGACGGCCGCGATCCTGCTCTATCTCGGGGCGCGGCACGGGCTCGCGCCCAAGGATCCGGCTGGCGGATTGTGGACGCATCAGATCCAGCTCACCATCGCGGACCTGGTGGCCGAGGCGCACGACACGCATCATCCCGTGGGGGTGGGCCTCTATTACGAGGACCAGAAGGCCGAAGCGCTGCGGCGGTCCGACGAGTTCTGCGAGAACCGGATCCCGAAATTCCTGACCTGGTTCGACACCATCCTCGCGCGCAACCCCGCAGGCGATGCGCATCTCGTCGGCCGTTCGCTCACCTATGCCGACCTCTCCCTGTTCCAGCTTGTCGAGGGATTGTCCTATGCCTTTCCGAAGGCCACGGGGCGCGCGCTGAAGCAGGCGCCGCGCGTCGCCGCCCTGCACGACGCCGTCGCGCGGCGGCCGCGCATCAAGGCCTATTGTGCGAGCCCCCGGCGCATCCCCTTCAACCAGGAGGGCATCTTCCGGCGCTATCCGGAACTGGATCGTTAG
- a CDS encoding class II glutamine amidotransferase, with translation MCRFLAYRGEPIFLDELVCAPAHSLVHQSLHAVEAKTETNGDGFGIGWYGERREPGIYREVRPAWSDENLRSLCEQVRSRLFFAHVRASTGTSTTRANCHPFAHGRHLFMHNGQIGGYGRIKRRLEALIPDELYDRRLGTTDSEAIFLLALANGLPEEPVTAMASTLKQVRGLMDQAGIEEALRFTAAFTDGESLWAYRWACDAKPPTLYFRQEGANLLVVSEPIDDKTRGWREVPKGCSLVAAGGSVTVECLNAAMDCLAA, from the coding sequence ATGTGCCGCTTTCTCGCCTACCGGGGGGAGCCGATCTTCCTCGATGAACTCGTCTGTGCTCCGGCCCATTCCCTGGTCCACCAATCGCTGCACGCGGTCGAGGCCAAGACCGAGACGAACGGCGACGGCTTCGGCATCGGCTGGTACGGGGAGCGCCGCGAGCCCGGGATCTACCGGGAGGTCCGGCCGGCCTGGTCGGACGAGAACCTGAGGAGCCTGTGCGAGCAGGTGCGCTCCCGGCTCTTCTTCGCCCATGTGCGCGCCTCCACCGGCACCTCGACGACGCGGGCCAACTGCCACCCCTTCGCCCATGGCCGGCATCTGTTCATGCATAACGGCCAGATCGGCGGCTACGGGCGCATCAAGCGCCGGCTGGAGGCCCTGATCCCGGACGAGCTCTACGACCGCCGGCTCGGCACCACGGATTCCGAGGCGATCTTCCTCCTCGCGCTGGCCAATGGCCTGCCGGAGGAGCCCGTTACCGCCATGGCCAGTACCCTCAAGCAGGTGCGCGGCCTCATGGACCAGGCCGGCATCGAGGAGGCCCTGCGCTTCACCGCCGCCTTCACGGACGGCGAGAGCCTGTGGGCCTATCGCTGGGCCTGCGATGCCAAGCCGCCGACCCTGTATTTCCGTCAGGAGGGCGCCAACCTGCTGGTGGTCTCGGAGCCCATCGACGACAAGACCCGCGGCTGGCGCGAGGTGCCGAAGGGCTGCAGCCTCGTGGCCGCTGGCGGCAGCGTCACGGTCGAATGCCTCAACGCCGCCATGGATTGCCTGGCGGCGTGA
- a CDS encoding NAD(P)/FAD-dependent oxidoreductase — translation MDVLVIGAGVVGLAVARALTLRGHGVIVAEATGGIGNGVSSRNSEVIHAGMYYPSGSLRARHCVDGRRMLYAFCESHGVPHAKCGKLIVATDDLEQAKIEGIYEQGLANGVEGLSFLTGEEARALEPNLVCTGAVLSRETGIVDSHALMLALQGDLESAGGAIAFHAPVARIAREGAGWNVHVGGEEPTDLVVDAVVNAAGLGAQALARATDGYPAGRVPKLVLAKGNYFGCLGKPAFSRLIYPAPVDGGLGTHVTLDLSGRMRFGPDVEWIDREEYEVDPRRAQSFYASIRRYWPELPDGALVPDYSGIRPKLTGAGEKAADFMIDGPAEHGLTGLVQLFGIESPGLTASLAIAEDVAARLAASV, via the coding sequence ATAGACGTTCTCGTGATTGGGGCCGGTGTCGTCGGGCTCGCGGTTGCGCGCGCGCTCACCCTTCGCGGCCATGGCGTGATCGTGGCCGAAGCGACAGGCGGCATCGGCAATGGCGTCTCCTCGCGCAACAGCGAGGTCATCCATGCCGGCATGTATTACCCGTCCGGCTCGCTCCGTGCGCGTCACTGCGTCGACGGCCGGCGGATGCTCTACGCCTTCTGCGAGAGCCACGGCGTGCCGCACGCCAAATGCGGCAAGCTCATCGTGGCGACCGACGATCTCGAACAGGCCAAGATCGAGGGCATCTACGAACAGGGGCTGGCGAACGGGGTCGAGGGGCTCTCCTTCCTGACCGGCGAGGAGGCGCGGGCCCTCGAGCCGAATCTCGTCTGCACCGGCGCCGTGCTGTCGCGGGAGACGGGCATCGTCGACAGCCACGCCCTCATGCTGGCGCTCCAGGGCGATCTGGAGAGCGCCGGCGGCGCCATCGCGTTCCATGCGCCCGTCGCGCGCATCGCCCGGGAGGGGGCCGGATGGAACGTGCATGTGGGCGGCGAGGAGCCCACCGACCTCGTCGTCGACGCGGTGGTCAATGCCGCGGGGCTCGGCGCGCAGGCGCTGGCCCGCGCGACGGACGGCTATCCCGCCGGTCGCGTGCCGAAGCTGGTGCTCGCCAAGGGCAATTATTTCGGCTGCCTCGGCAAGCCCGCCTTCTCGCGCCTCATCTATCCGGCTCCCGTCGACGGCGGCCTGGGTACCCATGTGACGCTGGACCTCTCCGGCCGCATGCGCTTCGGTCCCGACGTGGAATGGATCGACCGGGAAGAGTACGAGGTCGATCCGCGCCGGGCCCAGAGCTTCTATGCCTCCATCCGCCGCTATTGGCCGGAGCTCCCCGACGGCGCGCTTGTGCCCGATTATTCCGGCATCCGTCCCAAGCTCACGGGGGCCGGTGAGAAGGCGGCCGATTTCATGATCGACGGCCCGGCCGAGCACGGATTGACGGGGCTCGTGCAGCTCTTCGGCATCGAGAGCCCGGGCCTGACCGCGTCCCTCGCGATCGCCGAGGACGTGGCGGCAAGGCTCGCCGCGTCGGTCTGA